The Sporosarcina sp. Marseille-Q4943 genome includes the window TTGTTTCGAAGTTTTCCAATGAAGAGAGCATGTATACGGACCATGATGGATACCTATCCATTATATGACCGATTACACGGGCAAGTTCCTCAGCTTCTTCAATTTCACCTAATCGTTCCCCATAAGGAGGATTGCCGACTAGCACACCATTCAAACCTTCGACAGTCAAATCCTTGACGTCACGCTGTTCGAAGCGGATCAAATCCATGAAGCCGGCTTCTACTGAGTTTTGCTGGGCAATCTTGATCATCCTAGGATCCACATCGAATCCTGTAATGTCAAGCGGTTGATCATATTTCGCAAGGTCTTCGGCTTCTTCCCTGACGCGGTCCCATATCGCTTGATTCATCCAAGGCCATTGCTCACTGCTGAAATCACGGTTATAACCCGGTGCAATTTGCTGCCCGATCATTGCTGCTTCGATCGCAATTGTTCCCGATCCACAAAACGGATCGACGAACGGTCTATCGGGATTCCATCGGGTCAATTTAACGAGGGCCGCCGCCATCGTCTCTTTAAGCGGAGCATCCCCTTGCCCGACACGATAGCCGCGTTTATGCAAACCGGCGCCGCTCGAATCGATTGTCAACGTCACTTTATCTTTTAATATGGATACTTCGAGCTTGAATAATGGACCCGTCTCATCTAAAAAACCAATCCGTTTATACGCAGATTTTATACGTTCCACGATTGCTTTCTTGACGATTGCCTGGCAATCGGGTGTGCTGTACAATATCGATTTCACCGATTTTCCTGCGACTGGGAATTTTGCATCGACAGGCAAATATTGCTCCCACGGAAGGGATTTTGTCTGTTCAAACAGTTCGTCGAATGTTGTTGCTGTGAATTCACCGACGATGATGCGGACACGATCTGCGACACGAAGCCACATGTTTGTTTTGGCAATTGCTGTTTCATCGCCTTCAAAGTAGATCTTTCCGTTTTCTGTTTTCGTCTGGAAGCCGAGTTCTTTCACTTCATCCGCAACGATCGATTCCAGCCCCATGGCCGATGTGGCGACCAATTTATAGTTTGTCATGCATTTCCAACTCCAATTCTGAATGTACGTAGGTATAAGAAACTATTTGTATACACTGCTATGTAGTCTGTGTGAATTTAATCAATTTAATATCCCAATAACGAAGAAATGCTCTCCAAACGAGAAGGAGAGCATTGATTGTTATGTAGAACCATCGTAAATTCGATAAGCCATGTTTTGTTCCCGTGTACTCGAACGGCTTGCGCCTCGTACTTAGGGTGGTAATCATCTATCTACAGACAATGTCTGTCCCTTCATCTGTTCAATTCCTTCAGAAGAGTGCCCCTACCATAATTTGGGTTTCTCGCTCGTGGGGTTTACCGCGTTCCATCTGAGCCGTTTCCGGATCAGCTACGTCACTGTGGCACTTTTCAGGAGACCTCATCCATATGTGCAAGCACACTTAGGATTTATCCCCGCCGTCAATGCGCAATGCGCAAAGCCCCGGCTTATTTTTTCGCCGAGCACGAACACTACGGTCATCTCAGAACCGTGCGAGCATGGACTTTCCTCTACAACTGATGTTGCAGCGATTACCTGAATTCACGCTATGGTTACAATAGTATACTGCAATTTTCGACAAAAATCAACATTTTTCTCTGCGAAGCCAAGGATCTGCTTATTTATTCGTGATCGTACAATTTGCTTCCGAATACGTGCTTCTCCAAATTTGAAATCCTTTTTAACAGATCAAAGTTCGTTGTATTGGCGTTAGTAGCCATTGGACGTTTAGCTGTTGATGCAAGTTCATCCTTCAGCTTTTCATTTTCCATACGTAATTCAGAAATTGTTTTTTTGAAAGCTTCATAATCCTGAATGACTTGATCCAGGAAAAGATCCACATCTTCTTGATTATATCCGCGTAAACCTGTTTTGAACTCTTTTTCAAGAATTGTTTTAGAATCAAGTTTTATTTCCATGAAATGACGCCCTTCCATCAATGTTTACATGTCGCAAGTATAGCATATTTTGTACAACTTTGTCTTTCTATTTCCGTTCATAAGGAGGATTTTGTCGGTTAGTGCGCTTCCCCGGGAAATAGCTTTTTCATTAATCTTATTTCCCTATGAGTGAATTCATTTCCCATCCGGATTTTAAATCGGTTCGTCATGTCCGGATCTTGTCGCAAGTGACGGATCGCTTCCTTTGTGTAATGCAGTGCTTTTGCCGGATCTTTCATTTTATGCTCGAACAGCTTCGCCAATTCCTCATAGGCGATGACTCTTTCCCTTCCCGTCAAACTATGTGCGGCAATTTTAAATGATTCGATGGCTTCGATTTGACGCCCTTCCTTTTTTAGGAGAAATCCGATGTGAAAATGCGCCTTCGGTTCTTCTGTTCCATATTCAGCTATGACATCCATTAGGACATCTTTGCTTCGGTTAAACGATTTTAGGTCCGTATACCATTTTCCGATATTCGTTTTCGCATTCGCGGAAGAAAGTGAGTCATCTCGCAACAGAAGGTCTGTTGAACGAATATATAAGGTGACGAGGGAAAGGATATCCCATTCATTATGAAGAAGGACTTTCATCAATAACTCGGCGCGGCCATTCTTTACCGCATCCTGATAGATGATCGGGGCCATATGGCCGGGAATATCGCCTTCGCGGAAGAAACCGAGCTGTTCTTCTTCGACTGCCGTCAATTTAAATGTTTCCATTTCATTTTTCCAAATCCTTTTCGAGCCATGCAGCAAATCAATTTCAGTATGCTTCAGCAACTGGGGTAGTACATTTCTATTCATCGTCCATCTCGTTTGCACTTGCGGCATATCGAAGCTTTTTCCGTTATACATGACGATGGACATCGGTGTTTTCCATAGATCTGTAGCATAAAGGAATGCCGCTTCATGATCCGGTCCGGGCAACACATATTGTGTCAATGTGAATGCTTCTTCCGTATATTCGATGAAGCCCATAAGGAAGATGAGTGTGCCTGCGCCTTTCAAGCCGGTCGTCTCCGTATCGAAAAATACGAGCGGCCTTGTAAAGTCAGGCGCCAGAGGATGGATTTCCTGTGATTCGCGCCATTTTTCCACTGTGTCCAACAACCCAGAAAGTGCAAACTTCCCATGTCGGTGTTGCGGTTCATAGACGACAGTTCGTTTGTAGACGATTCCGAATTCGTTTTCCTCTTTTGTCAATCCGGCCGCTAACCATCTCTTCTCATAAGGAGGAGCTGGAGGCGTTTCGCGTTTCTTCGGTGCATCAGGCTTTACCTCGGCTAGAGGAGCTTTCTTTTTCAGCAGCTTCTTCATTTCCATCATTTTAGCTTCATAAGACATCTGAGTTACCCCCAACGAGGGCTTGGAGAAGGACGATGACATCCCTTTTCATCCTGATTCCCTCTTCCTGCGCGCCTATACAGACCGGACAACCGTTTTCGCAATGGCATCCTCGCACGTGCTCTGCCGCCTTTCTCAGCAGTTCATCCCAACGGCCAAAGATCTTTTCACTTAAGCCGATGCCACCGGGATAACTATCGTAAATGAAAATTGTCGGTTTCCCCGTATGGATTGCCTTCACTTGAGGGACAACATGGATATCTGACCGGTCACAACGGACAAATAACGGGATGAACGATTGGATTGCATACGCGGCACCTGTCAAAGCGTCCGTCAAATCGGACTCCTTCCATCCGTCCGGTACGTCGAATGAATACCAAGTGGATGATGTATGCAGCTCTTCCGCGGGCAGAGAGATAGGTCCAGAGCCGATATTGTCATGGGAATCAAAACGGATTTTCTTGAAAATAGTTGGGATCGCCAATACAGCAATATCTCCGTACGCCACTTCTGCTTCTCCGAGTTGCGTGCTTTCATCTTCGTTGATCACTTTCAATTCTACGGCCAAGTTGGCATCCGTATAATAATCGACATCGACTTCCGTCACATATGCCTTTTTCTCTTCCCAATCTAACATTTCGACTTGATATTGCTTTCCTTGATGGATATAGATCGCCTCTTCGTGCAGCAAAGTCATTGCACTATAGCGGTCCATTTCCCCGATTACGACGGTCCCTTTAGGAATCGTCTTATCGATGATCACGACATTTTCCTGCGAAGCCGAGCGTAGACTGATTTCGCTAGCTGGGAATCGGTCCGTCATCCAATGCCATTTATCCGATGTTTTCACGAGCACCCCTTCGCTTTCCAAAAAGGCGAGCAACTCCTGGACCTCGAATTCCCCATACGTTTCCGTCATTGTGAACGGCAATTCAAATGATGCACATTTCAAATGATCCATGAGGATGAGCATGTTGTCAGGATGGATCCTCGCTTCTTCAGGAGTTTGGCCCAACAAGTATTCAGGATGCTGGATAATGTATTGGTCTAGTGCCATCGATTGCGCGACGTAGATTATTAGAGCGTCGTCCTGCCTTCTTCCTGCTCTCCCGGCCTGTTGATAGGCGCTCGCGATATTTCCCGGATAGCCAGTCATGATGCAAGCTTGTAATTGCCCGATATCGATGCCGAGCTCCAGCGCATTCGTGCTCACGACCGTCTTTATTTCACCGTCGCGAAGCCTTTTTTCGATTTTTCTCCGTTCCGAAGGCAAATAGCCGCCCCTGTACCCCATAATCGTCTGATCCAACAGTTTTTTCTTCGTCAATTCCTTCATATACGTAACAAGCATTTCAACGCGCACCCTGCTCTTTGCAAAGATGATTGTTTGAATTCCTTCACTGTACAAAAACGATGCAATATCCCTTACTTCGAGGATTGCGCTTCGCCGGATGCCGAACGTTTTATGGACAACCGGCGGATTGTAGAAGATGAAATGCTTGACCCCTGAAGGAGCGCCATTTTTGGATATGAGGCGCATCGGTGTGTTTGTCAACGCCTCGGCAAGCTCTTTCGGGTTGGCGATTGTTGCCGATGTGCAAATGAAAGTCGGATTGCATCCATAATAATTGCAAATGCGCTTTAACCTTCTTAATACATGTGCAACATGGCTTCCGAATACCCCTTTATACGTATGCAATTCATCTATGATGATATACTTCAAATTTTCGAATAGAGAAACCCATTTCGTATGATGTGGCAAAATGCCCGAATGCAACATATCGGGGTTCGTCAAAACGATATGACCTGATTTCCGCACTTTCGTACGCAGTCCGGGCGCCGTGTCCCCATCATATGTGTAACTGAGAATTGTCTCTCCGCTCGCCTCGATTAGTTCATGCAAGTCTGCCAGCTGGTCTTGAGCAAGAGCTTTTGTCGGAAACAGATAAAGCGCGCGTGAAGCGTCATCCTCCAAAATGCTTTGCAGGACAGGCAAATGATAGCATAATGACTTACCTGAAGCGGTAGGAGTTACAGCTGTAATCGAATTGCCGGAAGACGCGAGATCGAATGCGTCGCGCTGATGACTGTATAAGCGTTCAATTCCTTTCTCCGCCAGTGCCTTTACGATGGAAGGATGAAGCTGTTCCGGAAAGGATGCGTATTCAGCCGATTTCCCCTCGATCTTTTCATAGTGACGAATATTAGTAGATAGCTCAGGATCGGATAAAAAACGATCCACTGTTTCCCGGACACTTATCTTCTTCATCCTTCCTCCCCTCCCTTACGCTGTAATTCGTCTAAAACCGTTCGTAATGTGTACGTCGCGGAATTGATTGAAAGGACAAAACGCTTTTTTCCTGTCTTCGGGTAAAAAGATTGCACAATAAATTGTTTCATCGATTCGTTCAATGATTCGATTTGATGTAAATGAACATATTTCGGCCTTTCTTCTCGAATTAACGTTCGAATCTCCTCTGTCCATTCATCAAGTAATTTATGATTTATATCTGCATAAGGTTTCACTTCTATATAAAAATCGGGCTCACGATCTAATTCCCGCATTGCTGGGAGTCTTTCCAAGCACTCTTCACAAACAGAAAGGAGCCGTTCTGTTTTTTCTATTAAGCTTAACAAGTGATCTCTTCCTTTCCGAAGTCTCTCCTATAGTTTATCAAAAACTGTAGGTGGACACCAATCCCTAACGAACGTGCATTCTTCAAAACTATTTGGACAATATTTCCACGGAACTTTTAGAGTCATAATGCGTCTACTCATTATGGTATGATAGGAAATGCGAGGTGGTAGGAATGACAATTCGATATCCGAACGGAAAAAAGTATGTTCCGGTACAACGCTCTGTCAGAGAGGATAATAAAAATCTTTCGTTCAGCAACCGGGGGAAAACATTAGAGGACGAATTGAACGAAACGAATGAATATTATTTATCCAACAATAAAGCCGTCATCCATAAGAAGCCAGTCCCTATCCAAATCGTACACGTGAAATATCCTGCCAGAAGTGCAGCTGTCATAACCGAAGCATATTTCCGATCTCCTTCCACAACTGACTATAATGGAGTTTGGAAAGGAAGATATATTGATTTTGAGGCAAAGGAGACGAAGAATACGACTTCCTTTCCGTTGCAAAATATTCATGAGCATCAGGTCGAGCATATGAAAAAAGTGACCGAGCAGGCAGGCATCGCGTTTCTGTTGGTGAAATTTACTGTTCTTGACCGATATTTCATCGTTCCCTACGAGTACTTCGAAAAAAAGTGGGAAAGAATGATAGCAGGAGGAAGGAAATCTATTACACTCTCTGAAATGGAAGAGATATCCATAGAGATTAACGCAGGTTACAATCCAAGGCTCGACTATTTGGCCGCTTTGGACATTCTATTGAAACCTGAATCAGATATGATTGAAAGGCAGGAAAACGTATGAGTGATCAAACAAAATCCCGAGCAGCCCGACGCCAGCAGATGGAGGCGGAACGGAAGCGCAGGAAGAATAAAAATCAGAAGAATGGCAGCAATATTGTCAAGAAGATAATTCTTGGTGTAATTGCCATAGGCTTTGCGATATTAGTCGGCGGAGCAGGATTATTCGCTTACTATGCGAGTAGCGCGCCAGCACTTGATGAAAGTTTATTGAAGGATCCGCTCACGTCCGATATTGTCGACCGAGACGGAAATGTGTTCATGAAATTCGGCGCCGAAAAACGGGAGTTCGTCCCTTTTGAAGATATACCGAAAGAGATGGAAGCTGCCGTCCTTGCAACAGAGGACGTCCGATTCTACAAACACCATGGAATGGACTTTTGGAGACTGGGCGGTGCTGTTTTAGCTAACTTCCAAAGCGGCTTCGGTTCGCAGGGAGCCTCCACTCTCACACAGCAAGTCATTAAGAACTCTTTCCTATCACATGAAAAGACATTGAAGCGGAAAGCCCAAGAAGCATGGCTCGCCTTTAAGCTTGAGAGAGAGTATTCAAAAGAACAGATTTTTGAAATGTATTTTAATAAAATCCTTATGTCCGGCAACATATACGGAATCGGAACAGCTGCTAGAGAATTCTATGGCAAGGATTTGGATGAGCTAGAGTTGCATGAAATGGCGTTGTTGGCAGGGATGCCTCAATCCCCTAACGGCTATAATCCGTTCAAAAATCCAGAGCGGGCCGAAAAACGCCGGAATACCGTTCTGACTCTAATGTACAAACATAAAAAGATAACGAAGGAACAGATGGAAGAGGCAAAAGCCATCCCAGTGACGGAAACACTCCTTCCCGAAGATCAACGCCAACAAAATAAGGATTCAAAGTATCTAGCTTATGTTGACATTGTATTGGATGAATTGGAAGCAGCCGGCATGATGGACGTCCTTTCAGAAGGTGTGACCATTCAGACAGCTTTAGATCCGGCAGCACAGCAATCAGTCGAAAAGGCGATCAACTCGCCGATCTATGAGTCGGATGAGATGCAGGCGGGCATGACCGTCCTGAATACGAAAACCGGGGAAATCGTTGCTATCGGCGGAGGTCGGAACTTTACCGGACGGAATTTGAACTTCGCTTCAGGCGACAACCGTAGACAGCCTGGTTCGGTCATTAAACCGATCCTGTCTTACGGTCCTATTATCGAACACGATAGCTGGTCCACTGCACAAATCGTCGTCGACGAACCTTATAAGTATAAGGGCACCAACACATCAGTCCGTAACGTTGATGGGAAATACCAGGGCCCGATTACGATAAGAGAAGCATTGTACCGTTCTAGGAATATACCGGCCATTAAAGTATTCGAGGAAGTCGGAACGAAAAAGGCGAGTGATTTCGCAGGCAAACTTGGTCTTAAATATAAAGAATTGTATTCCTCGGATGCACTCGGAGGAGGGACAAATGAGTTTTCAACAATTGAAATGGCAGGCGCC containing:
- a CDS encoding class I SAM-dependent RNA methyltransferase, which codes for MTNYKLVATSAMGLESIVADEVKELGFQTKTENGKIYFEGDETAIAKTNMWLRVADRVRIIVGEFTATTFDELFEQTKSLPWEQYLPVDAKFPVAGKSVKSILYSTPDCQAIVKKAIVERIKSAYKRIGFLDETGPLFKLEVSILKDKVTLTIDSSGAGLHKRGYRVGQGDAPLKETMAAALVKLTRWNPDRPFVDPFCGSGTIAIEAAMIGQQIAPGYNRDFSSEQWPWMNQAIWDRVREEAEDLAKYDQPLDITGFDVDPRMIKIAQQNSVEAGFMDLIRFEQRDVKDLTVEGLNGVLVGNPPYGERLGEIEEAEELARVIGHIMDRYPSWSVYMLSSLENFETMYGKKATKKRKLFNGFIRTDFYQYWGQRK
- the gpsB gene encoding cell division regulator GpsB; translation: MEIKLDSKTILEKEFKTGLRGYNQEDVDLFLDQVIQDYEAFKKTISELRMENEKLKDELASTAKRPMATNANTTNFDLLKRISNLEKHVFGSKLYDHE
- a CDS encoding ribonuclease H-like domain-containing protein; the encoded protein is MSYEAKMMEMKKLLKKKAPLAEVKPDAPKKRETPPAPPYEKRWLAAGLTKEENEFGIVYKRTVVYEPQHRHGKFALSGLLDTVEKWRESQEIHPLAPDFTRPLVFFDTETTGLKGAGTLIFLMGFIEYTEEAFTLTQYVLPGPDHEAAFLYATDLWKTPMSIVMYNGKSFDMPQVQTRWTMNRNVLPQLLKHTEIDLLHGSKRIWKNEMETFKLTAVEEEQLGFFREGDIPGHMAPIIYQDAVKNGRAELLMKVLLHNEWDILSLVTLYIRSTDLLLRDDSLSSANAKTNIGKWYTDLKSFNRSKDVLMDVIAEYGTEEPKAHFHIGFLLKKEGRQIEAIESFKIAAHSLTGRERVIAYEELAKLFEHKMKDPAKALHYTKEAIRHLRQDPDMTNRFKIRMGNEFTHREIRLMKKLFPGEAH
- a CDS encoding DEAD/DEAH box helicase gives rise to the protein MKKISVRETVDRFLSDPELSTNIRHYEKIEGKSAEYASFPEQLHPSIVKALAEKGIERLYSHQRDAFDLASSGNSITAVTPTASGKSLCYHLPVLQSILEDDASRALYLFPTKALAQDQLADLHELIEASGETILSYTYDGDTAPGLRTKVRKSGHIVLTNPDMLHSGILPHHTKWVSLFENLKYIIIDELHTYKGVFGSHVAHVLRRLKRICNYYGCNPTFICTSATIANPKELAEALTNTPMRLISKNGAPSGVKHFIFYNPPVVHKTFGIRRSAILEVRDIASFLYSEGIQTIIFAKSRVRVEMLVTYMKELTKKKLLDQTIMGYRGGYLPSERRKIEKRLRDGEIKTVVSTNALELGIDIGQLQACIMTGYPGNIASAYQQAGRAGRRQDDALIIYVAQSMALDQYIIQHPEYLLGQTPEEARIHPDNMLILMDHLKCASFELPFTMTETYGEFEVQELLAFLESEGVLVKTSDKWHWMTDRFPASEISLRSASQENVVIIDKTIPKGTVVIGEMDRYSAMTLLHEEAIYIHQGKQYQVEMLDWEEKKAYVTEVDVDYYTDANLAVELKVINEDESTQLGEAEVAYGDIAVLAIPTIFKKIRFDSHDNIGSGPISLPAEELHTSSTWYSFDVPDGWKESDLTDALTGAAYAIQSFIPLFVRCDRSDIHVVPQVKAIHTGKPTIFIYDSYPGGIGLSEKIFGRWDELLRKAAEHVRGCHCENGCPVCIGAQEEGIRMKRDVIVLLQALVGGNSDVL
- a CDS encoding YppE family protein, translating into MLSLIEKTERLLSVCEECLERLPAMRELDREPDFYIEVKPYADINHKLLDEWTEEIRTLIREERPKYVHLHQIESLNESMKQFIVQSFYPKTGKKRFVLSINSATYTLRTVLDELQRKGGEEG
- the recU gene encoding Holliday junction resolvase RecU; translated protein: MTIRYPNGKKYVPVQRSVREDNKNLSFSNRGKTLEDELNETNEYYLSNNKAVIHKKPVPIQIVHVKYPARSAAVITEAYFRSPSTTDYNGVWKGRYIDFEAKETKNTTSFPLQNIHEHQVEHMKKVTEQAGIAFLLVKFTVLDRYFIVPYEYFEKKWERMIAGGRKSITLSEMEEISIEINAGYNPRLDYLAALDILLKPESDMIERQENV
- a CDS encoding PBP1A family penicillin-binding protein, giving the protein MSDQTKSRAARRQQMEAERKRRKNKNQKNGSNIVKKIILGVIAIGFAILVGGAGLFAYYASSAPALDESLLKDPLTSDIVDRDGNVFMKFGAEKREFVPFEDIPKEMEAAVLATEDVRFYKHHGMDFWRLGGAVLANFQSGFGSQGASTLTQQVIKNSFLSHEKTLKRKAQEAWLAFKLEREYSKEQIFEMYFNKILMSGNIYGIGTAAREFYGKDLDELELHEMALLAGMPQSPNGYNPFKNPERAEKRRNTVLTLMYKHKKITKEQMEEAKAIPVTETLLPEDQRQQNKDSKYLAYVDIVLDELEAAGMMDVLSEGVTIQTALDPAAQQSVEKAINSPIYESDEMQAGMTVLNTKTGEIVAIGGGRNFTGRNLNFASGDNRRQPGSVIKPILSYGPIIEHDSWSTAQIVVDEPYKYKGTNTSVRNVDGKYQGPITIREALYRSRNIPAIKVFEEVGTKKASDFAGKLGLKYKELYSSDALGGGTNEFSTIEMAGAYAPFGNGGIYTKPHAVKKIIFRDGKTQRNLAPDPVTVMKDSTAYMVTDILRDVTTLGTGKTAHVSGLDMAGKTGTTNYSSDTKNKHGMKNTDVPDSWFTGYTTEYTISVWGGYKNYTTPITTYDRGRYVPQILFRTVMTDLVAGKNTPRFKKPSSVEEAVIVKGSNPAILASNSTPDALKSTELFVRGTVPTEMDEEVITELQAPGGLSAQYDAETNSVSLNWSYDNPDEFMLPEPVQFDVSVAVDGSEPQSMTKTSEHAVTFSGVELGRTYVFYVTAVSGEIKSSPASTSLLIEGQTEDDPGMEDDREDENNNGNNDGNNGNNNGNWNNGNNGNNGNNGNNNNGNNNGNSGDSDNTGDGSGTPGDETSDPGTGGDEGSGDGTDDGSNR